In the Flavobacteriales bacterium genome, ATATAAGGTTATAAATAAAGATGTTCAACAAATTAAATTCCGGGAATTCGCGCGAATGTAAAAGTGCTGCCGGATCGAAAGGGTTGCCTGAAATCAGGTAGTTTATTCCTTCGGCACTAATCGCTAGAATAAATGGTGAAAAAAGGGCTATTAGGACATAAATCGATGGACCGGAGTAAAAACATTGTTTTAAAAGTTGATACATTCCTTTTTTACCCTCAAAAATACCAATGCAAGCAAAGGCAGCTAATAATGGACCGAGCCCTCCAAGTGCATGATGAAATGGAAAAACGGGTAAATCTCTTAATCCAAATGCAGGTAGATATAAAGGAAGCCAGATGATCCAACTGAACAAATAGGCGAGACCGAAAAATGAAATAAGTACTTTCATTGTGTTTTAAATATAGTGAATGTTTGCAGTACCATTATTACTGATGATAAAAATCATAATTTTATACGGGTTGAATTAATCCCTTTTTAATTGTTATTTTTTTTGTAATATTTCTTAGTGCCATTTATTTTTTTTATTTGTTCCTTAGTTAATACGATTGATCCTCCGTTTTAATTTGATTTTATGCGACAATCATTGATTTATCTGCTATTCATTTTTGCAACAGGTTTACCTGCTAAGGCCCAAACTACAAGGTTTTTTGAATTTACTACCACTTGTGGTCACGGTAATTGGCAGGATAGTTCGTTTATAGCCGCTACCTCCGATCAGGTTGTAATTGATTCCGTTTTAGCTAATTTATCGAGGCCTCTCATGCAACGTAATTTTATCAGTGGTCAGATTGATTATGGTAATGGTGGACATAATCATAATTCCTCGCATTGGTTTTTATGGCATTTTATTCCCCATCAATGGAATTTGGTAGAGCTTGCTATGGAGATTTGTGACGGATGTCCATATTCCGATGTGGATGCAGATACGGCTTATTGGGTAGGAACCATAGGTCAGTTTTGTCCATGGAGTGGTCGCCCGGTTAGGGAAGTCGCCGATCCCCTTAGTGTAGAGAATGATTTTTTTGATATGGATATAAGGATCTATCCAAATCCTGCAAAAGATGAAATCAATATTAGCCGGAGTGTAAATTCACCAATTTCTGTTTCTATTTTAAATTGTTTAGGACAAGAATTAAACGTGCTGAATGTAAATCAACAAACCCTTACCATCCGTTTGACGGAATATTCTTCAGGATTGTATTTTTTGCGCATAACCAATGGAAAGCAATCAGTAATCAAGAGGTTGATAATTGAATAGCTATTAATATAGATTATTAGCATTTAATTTAAGATAATATTCTTTTTTATTCAACGAGCCTATTGTGGCGAGTTGAGTAAATATTTAATGTAAAAAATGTTAAGTAGGCGTGTTCAAAATAAAGTTCATATTTCTTTCAACAAATTCAATGTTTATACTATATGTTTTTGGCATAATTTTTCAATTATTTAGCTGAAGCGTTTTGCTTTTATTGCAAATAATTTCGATAATAAAAAGTTGATTCTTGAGGCATTTTTGTTGTTTTTTCGATTAGATTTTTATGGGATTTTGGTAGGAAATAGAAAAGTTACCAAAAGTTTTTTAGGAGAAAGCGGATAATTCTTATGTTTGATAACCCAGCTATTTTTTTGGGTTAAAATATTTTTTAGGTCCCTAATCCTTGCCTATTTTATTGAATTGTATATTGACCTTTTCCTGTTTAAATTTTACAACAATTTTTTATTATCAGTAATTAATGAGGGGTAAAAGGCCAATAACTATTATATTTAATCTTTCAATTCCACCTTTAATAGATTAGAATAGGAATGAACACGTATTTTAAACAGATCGATGCACTGAGGGCATGGGCAGTTTTAACTGTAGTATTCGGTCACATGCCTGTTATTAGTGGGGATAATGTTCGGTATTTATCAGAACTTGCTCATTACTTACCTGGAGTACCTCTGTTTTTTTGCATTAGTGGTTTTTTAATTACCCTGATTATTATTAATAACAGAAATCAGGATTGGAAGTCGTTTTTAAAAAGTTTTTATGCCAGGAGATTTTTAAGAATTTTCCCAATTTATTACCTGACTATTTTGGTGTTGTTTATAACCATGGAGGCGTATCGTAGCTGGTGTTTGTATGATATTTTTTATGTTTCCAATATTAAGATTGGATTAATGGGTTCATTTAATGGTGTGATTTCAGCACATTTTTGGAGTTTAGCTGTTGAAGAACAGTTTTATCTTTTTTGGCCAATATTGCTTATTTTATTTCGCAGACGGGAATTTGTTTTAATTGGATTGGTTTTTGTTACCGCATTTCTGATTTCTCACATTAATGACTATTCATTTTTAATGATACGAACGTTAGTTCCTGTCTGCTACCTCTCATTAGGTGGTATGATTGCATATCTTTATTTTTATTATCCACAGGTTATTAAAAAATTAAAAAACATTACTCCTTGGCTAATTTTGGTTGGACTGATACTGGTGGGCTTTATAAGTATGGACTGGATAAAAATTTCTAAAATTCATTTCAGTTTGATTTTTATACCAATTCTTTTGATTCAGTTTATTTATGGATTTGAAAACAAACTATTAAAAACTGTTTTTGAAAATCCTCTTGTTATTCATATTGGCAAAATTAGTTATGGAATTTATTTATATCATTTATTTGCCATTTACCCTGCCTTACAAATTAAAAATATGTTTCATCTGTCGTTTTTAGATAATCCTCAAATGATGCAGATTTTTAAAATTTGTTTATCAATATTAATTGCAAGTTTGTCCTGGACCTTTTTTGAAAGTCGAATAAATAAGTTAAAATCTCATTTTTCTTATAGCAAAAATTAAATGCGTGATTATTTCATATTATATGTTAAAGGTTAATTAGTATTTACATATTATATTTTTAAATATTTTATGTCCCACATCCTCAGCTCCCGCCAATTGAATTTTCCAGTAGAACAGGTTTATCGTGCATTTGAAAATCCTGAACTTTTAAAACTATGGTGGGGACCCGAAGGATTTTCCAATACCATCCACGAATTTGATCTTCGTGCAGGTGGAAATTGGAAACTGACCATGCATGGACCCGAAAAGGGTAATTATGAAAACGCATCGGTTTTTAAAGAAGTTATTCCGCATCAAAAAGTGAGCTGGAAGAGAATTTCTCAGCCTTTGTTCGATATGGATATTTTGTTTGAGCGGGTGGGAGACCATAGCTCTAGAATCACATTTGTTATGAAGTTTAGCACCGAAGAGGAATGTGAAAAAATCAGACCCTTTGCTGCGCCGAAGAATGAGGAGAATTTCGACCGGCTGGAGCGATTATTGAATTCCCATTAATTCGATGCTGCGTATTTCATTCGGATTTTCCCAGGGACATCTAAATATTCCCTATATTTCTTCCATCTATTTATCCTGACATGAACAAATTCATTTTTTGCTCGATTTTCTTCTTTGGTTTTTTTCAAATCAATCCATTGAAGGCACAGTCGTATATTCCTGTTCCGGATTCGAATGCGGTTTGGATAGAGGGGAGTTTTCTTTATTGGGGTTATGGCGGACACGAACATGCCACATTAACTCAACCTTTGATTTTTGGGAATGACACATCACTTGGTGGGAATATTTACCACACCTTGCATGGTCATCTCATTGCCGATTGGATCGATGGATGGGGAAATCAGCAGACTTATCAGGATGGAACGGATTATTTGCCGGATCAATTAAGAGTGATATTCCGCCAGGATATTCCCAATAAAAAAGTTTATCAATGGGATCTGAGTAATCAGCAGGAAGTCCTGATGTATGATTTTGCAGGTATGGTGGTTGGTCAACCTTATCCGGCCACGTTTAATAATTTAAACTATCCTCAATTACTGGTGATGGCCTATGATTCCGTTCAACTCAATGATGGTTTATTTCATGAACGCTGGATTCTTGGATCCAATTCGCTGGATTCAGGTTTCGTATCGATTATTGAAGGAGTGGGTTCGAGCATGGGTTTTGATTTGCAAATTGGATTACCATTTGAGCAATCGAGTGCAACACTTTGTTTTTCGAAGGATGGAAATTTCGTTTATGACGGATGGGCCAATGCCAATGGATTAATTCCCCCGCGCTATGCTGCAAATTGCAGTGCCAATGTAAGTGTAGAAGAAATCCGAAAGGATGAATGGAATGTTTTATTATGGCCGAATCCCGTTTTGGATATACTGCGGATACAATCAGAATCACCCTTGCAACAAGTGCTGGTGTATAATATATGGGGAGAAGTGGTATTGAAAAAATCGATGAATAATGTGACAAATGCAGAGCTGAATGTTGCTGAATTAGCATCCGGTCATTATTTAATTCAATGTATTTCCGCAGATTTAAAATCGATACATCGCTTGATTGTGAAATAGGAATTTAACCGGTGATTATTCTTTATATCTGCTTTCCAAAATTGAATTTTATCTCAGTGATAAAAATGTTGAAACAATTAATTATGTAAAAAATATTTTACACCAAAAACCCAAAAACCATGACCCGTCAAATTTTCGTTAATCTTGCCGTTAAGGATGTTGAAAAATCAATGCAATTCTATTCGGCCATCGGCTTTAAAAACAATCCCGCCTTTTCGGATGAATCGGCTAAATGCATGGTGTGGAGCGATTCGATTTATGTGATGATTATGACGCATGAAAAATTTGCGGGATTTGCTACCAAACCTATTGCTGATACGAAATCAAAACTGGCTGCATTGTATTCTTTGTCGCTCCAAAGCGTAGAAGAAATTCACCAGGTGATGGAACAAGGATTAAAAGCTGGAGGAATTGAACCGGCCGAGATGAAGGATTACGGATTTATGCAACAACGAACACTCGAAGATTTTGATGGTCATACCTGGGAATTGTTTTTTATGGACATGAGTAAATTCCCTGTTGAATAATTATTGCCATTAAGTAGAAATGAGTTTTCCTCATGATGTCGGTTGAATCCTCCATTCTGGAATATATCAAAAGCCTTCCGGAGGGAATTGCTAAGGATATTGAATGTTTGCACCGGCATATTCTTCAGCATTTCCCCACTAAGAAATTATGGTTTCTGGATGGAAAAAACGAACATGGAAAAGTCGTTTCGAATCCGAATATCGGATATGGAATTTGTCAACTTTCCAAAGGAAAACAAAAAGAGTTTT is a window encoding:
- a CDS encoding T9SS type A sorting domain-containing protein, which translates into the protein MRQSLIYLLFIFATGLPAKAQTTRFFEFTTTCGHGNWQDSSFIAATSDQVVIDSVLANLSRPLMQRNFISGQIDYGNGGHNHNSSHWFLWHFIPHQWNLVELAMEICDGCPYSDVDADTAYWVGTIGQFCPWSGRPVREVADPLSVENDFFDMDIRIYPNPAKDEINISRSVNSPISVSILNCLGQELNVLNVNQQTLTIRLTEYSSGLYFLRITNGKQSVIKRLIIE
- a CDS encoding acyltransferase; this encodes MNTYFKQIDALRAWAVLTVVFGHMPVISGDNVRYLSELAHYLPGVPLFFCISGFLITLIIINNRNQDWKSFLKSFYARRFLRIFPIYYLTILVLFITMEAYRSWCLYDIFYVSNIKIGLMGSFNGVISAHFWSLAVEEQFYLFWPILLILFRRREFVLIGLVFVTAFLISHINDYSFLMIRTLVPVCYLSLGGMIAYLYFYYPQVIKKLKNITPWLILVGLILVGFISMDWIKISKIHFSLIFIPILLIQFIYGFENKLLKTVFENPLVIHIGKISYGIYLYHLFAIYPALQIKNMFHLSFLDNPQMMQIFKICLSILIASLSWTFFESRINKLKSHFSYSKN
- a CDS encoding SRPBCC domain-containing protein, with translation MSHILSSRQLNFPVEQVYRAFENPELLKLWWGPEGFSNTIHEFDLRAGGNWKLTMHGPEKGNYENASVFKEVIPHQKVSWKRISQPLFDMDILFERVGDHSSRITFVMKFSTEEECEKIRPFAAPKNEENFDRLERLLNSH
- a CDS encoding T9SS type A sorting domain-containing protein → MNKFIFCSIFFFGFFQINPLKAQSYIPVPDSNAVWIEGSFLYWGYGGHEHATLTQPLIFGNDTSLGGNIYHTLHGHLIADWIDGWGNQQTYQDGTDYLPDQLRVIFRQDIPNKKVYQWDLSNQQEVLMYDFAGMVVGQPYPATFNNLNYPQLLVMAYDSVQLNDGLFHERWILGSNSLDSGFVSIIEGVGSSMGFDLQIGLPFEQSSATLCFSKDGNFVYDGWANANGLIPPRYAANCSANVSVEEIRKDEWNVLLWPNPVLDILRIQSESPLQQVLVYNIWGEVVLKKSMNNVTNAELNVAELASGHYLIQCISADLKSIHRLIVK
- a CDS encoding glyoxalase/bleomycin resistance/extradiol dioxygenase family protein; this translates as MTRQIFVNLAVKDVEKSMQFYSAIGFKNNPAFSDESAKCMVWSDSIYVMIMTHEKFAGFATKPIADTKSKLAALYSLSLQSVEEIHQVMEQGLKAGGIEPAEMKDYGFMQQRTLEDFDGHTWELFFMDMSKFPVE
- a CDS encoding DUF1801 domain-containing protein; the encoded protein is MSVESSILEYIKSLPEGIAKDIECLHRHILQHFPTKKLWFLDGKNEHGKVVSNPNIGYGICQLSKGKQKEFYQVGISATSTGISVYLMGVSDKTLLKQQFGSRLPHAQMSGYCVKIKHLYEMDWSAFNELLAFGFSLESRS